A DNA window from Zingiber officinale cultivar Zhangliang chromosome 3A, Zo_v1.1, whole genome shotgun sequence contains the following coding sequences:
- the LOC122051861 gene encoding probably inactive leucine-rich repeat receptor-like protein kinase IMK2 — protein sequence MDRSTLQRQPPPPLVVLILLGWLTLRSAAGIEWDGVAITQTNLQGLQAIKAEFADLRGVLRSWNGTGIDACTGTWVGIKCVRGQVIALQLPWRGLTGRLSDKIGQLTALRKLNLHDNAIGGPIPSALGGLRDLRGVYLFNNRFTGGVPQSIAGCILLQTLDLSNNTLSGSIPAAIANNSRLIRLNLSYNDISGSIPVAVTRLPALVFLSLEYNNLSGSVPDTWGSNKSNGSAFQLKSLHLEHNFLSGSIPISLSRLRMLEDISLSNNELQGSIPEEFGTFPRLKTLDLSNNSIAGSFPASLCNLSSLVELKLQGNFLKSPIPESIDGLKNLSLLDLKRNQFNGPIPPTLGNISDISLLNLAENNLTGGIPSSIGNLTSLAFFDVSYNNLSGPVPVLLSEKFNSSSFIGNLQLCGYSASTPCPSAPPTFPPFPSTAQELRSRRKLSSKALILIAVGIVLALLFILFSVLFCCMIRSRASKQSKARDVAGGRGEKPGTETSGTEVEAGGDAGGKLVHFDGPMAFTADDLLCATAEIMGKSTFGTVYKATLEDGSQVAVKRLREKIAKGQKEFEAEVGVLGKIRHPNLLAMRAFYLGPKGEKLLVFDFMPKGSLAAFLHARAPDSMVDWPTRITIAMGVTRGLHHLHTELNIVHGNLTSTNVLLDDNCNARISDFGLGRLMTGAASSNVAAAASALGYRAPELSKLKKANAKSDVYSLGVILLELLTGKSPADSTNGMDLPQWVASIVKEEWTNEVFDTELMRDAAAGTATGDELLNTLKLALHCVDPSPAARPEAQQVMQQLEEIMPELAEPSKAEPEAPKADE from the exons ATGGATCGATCAACACTCCAACGGCAGCCACCGCCGCCGCTGGTGGTGTTGATTTTACTTGGGTGGCTTACGTTGAGATCGGCGGCGGGAATCGAGTGGGACGGGGTAGCGATCACCCAGACCAACCTCCAGGGGTTGCAGGCCATCAAGGCTGAGTTCGCCGACCTCCGGGGCGTGCTCCGGAGCTGGAACGGCACTGGCATTGACGCCTGCACCGGCACCTGGGTCGGCATTAAGTGTGTCCGTGGCCAGGTGATCGCCCTCCAGCTTCCCTGGCGAGGCCTCACCGGCCGCCTCTCCGATAAGATCGGCCAGCTCACTGCCCTCCGCAAGCTCAACCTCCACGACAATGCTATCGGTGGGCCTATCCCGTCTGCTCTAGGTGGCCTCCGTGACCTCCGCGGTGTCTATTTGTTCAACAACCGCTTCACCGGCGGCGTGCCACAGTCCATTGCGGGATGCATCCTTCTACAGACGCTCGACCTCAGCAACAATACGCTCTCCGGTAGCATCCCTGCCGCCATCGCCAATAATTCCAGGCTCATTAGGCTCAATTTGAGCTACAACGACATCTCTGGTTCGATACCTGTAGCCGTCACTCGTCTCCCTGCTCTTGTGTTCCTCTCCCTCGAATACAACAACCTCTCCGGCTCTGTTCCTGACACATGGGGAAGCAACAAGAGCAATGGATCAGCTTTCCAGCTCAAAAGCTTGCATCTCGAACACAATTTCCTCTCCGGCAGCATTCCAATCTCCCTCTCTCGCCTTCGGATGTTGGAAGACATTTCTCTCAGCAACAATGAGCTACAAGGCAGCATTCCTGAAGAATTCGGGACGTTTCCGAGGCTAAAAACGCTCGATCTCTCCAACAACTCCATTGCCGGAAGCTTCCCTGCTTCGCTCTGCAACCTGTCGTCCTTGGTCGAGCTCAAACTTCAAGGTAACTTTCTCAAAAGCCCAATCCCAGAGTCCATCGATGGTTTAAAGAATCTATCTTTATTAGATCTTAAACGAAACCAATTCAATGGTCCAATCCCTCCCACCTTGGGGAACATCTCCGACATCTCTCTGCTGAATTTGGCGGAGAACAACCTCACCGGAGGAATTCCCTCTTCCATTGGTAACCTCACAAGCCTCGCCTTCTTCGATGTGTCCTACAACAATTTATCCGGCCCTGTTCCTGTTCTTCTCTCTGAAAAGTTCAATTCGAGCTCTTTTATTGGAAACCTCCAGCTCTGCGGTTACAGTGCCTCAACTCCCTGTCCTTCTGCTCCTCCAACGTTTCCACCGTTTCCCTCCACCGCGCAGGAGCTGCGCAGCCGAAGGAAACTCAGTTCGAAGGCTCTAATACTCATAGCCGTGGGGATCGTCCTCGCGCTCCTCTTTATCCTCTTCTCCGTTCTTTTCTGCTGCATGATCAGAAGTAGAGCTTCAAAACAGAGCAAGGCAAGAGATGTGGCGGGCGGGAGAGGCGAGAAGCCAGGGACGGAGACCAGTGGGACTGAAGTAGAGGCGGGCGGGGACGCTGGAGGTAAGCTGGTGCATTTCGATGGCCCGATGGCCTTCACTGCCGACGATCTCCTGTGCGCCACCGCTGAGATCATGGGGAAGAGCACTTTCGGGACCGTCTATAAGGCGACGCTGGAGGACGGTAGCCAAGTCGCGGTGAAGCGGCTTAGAGAGAAGATCGCGAAGGGTCAGAAGGAGTTCGAGGCGGAGGTCGGCGTTCTTGGGAAAATCCGGCACCCCAACCTGTTAGCTATGAGGGCCTTCTACTTGGGGCCTAAAGGGGAGAAGCTTCTTGTCTTCGATTTCATGCCCAAAGGAAGCCTCGCAGCTTTTCTGCACG CTCGAGCGCCAGATAGCATGGTGGACTGGCCGACAAGGATTACGATCGCCATGGGAGTAACCCGGGGCCTGCACCACCTCCACACCGAGCTCAACATCGTCCACGGCAACCTCACTAGTACCAACGTGCTCCTAGACGACAACTGCAACGCCAGGATCAGCGACTTCGGCCTTGGCCGCCTCATGACTGGCGCCGCCAGCTCCAACGTCGCCGCCGCCGCGAGCGCGCTCGGGTACCGTGCGCCCGAGCTGTCCAAGCTCAAGAAGGCCAACGCGAAGAGCGACGTGTACAGCCTCGGCGTGATCCTGCTGGAGCTGCTGACCGGGAAGTCGCCGGCGGACTCGACCAACGGCATGGATCTGCCGCAGTGGGTGGCGTCCATAGTGAAGGAGGAGTGGACCAACGAGGTGTTCGATACTGAGCTGATGAGGGACGCAGCGGCGGGGACGGCGACTGGCGACGAGCTGCTCAATACGCTGAAACTGGCGCTGCACTGCGTCGACCCCTCGCCGGCAGCAAGGCCGGAGGCGCAGCAGGTGATGCAGCAGCTGGAGGAGATCATGCCGGAGTTGGCAGAGCCTTCCAAGGCTGAGCCGGAAGCACCGAAGGCCGACGAATAA